From Roseburia hominis, the proteins below share one genomic window:
- a CDS encoding branched-chain amino acid ABC transporter permease → MKKMNKITRNNLITYLMVIGIYIVAQVLVMTGSISSLLKGLLVPLCAYVILAVSLNLTVGILGELSLGHAGFMCVGAFTSAFFSKCMVEVIPTAGVRYFLALLIGAVCAGICGILIGIPVLRLKGDYLAIVTLAFGEIIKNVVNILFIGKDSAGFHFSTKDSLSLGLEEGGKIIINGPQGITGTPKDSTFTVGVILILITLFIVQNLIYSRSGRAIMAIRDNRIAAESIGINITKYKLMAFSISAALAGVAGVIYAHNLATLTAQPKNFGYNMSIMILVFVVLGGIGNIRGSILAAIVLTLLPELLRGLNDYRMLIYAVVLIIMMLFNWSPKAVEWREKYTAKLRSSRKKNTKEAA, encoded by the coding sequence ATGAAGAAGATGAATAAAATAACACGGAATAATCTGATTACATATTTGATGGTGATTGGAATTTATATAGTTGCACAGGTCCTGGTGATGACGGGCAGCATTTCCAGTCTTCTGAAAGGACTTTTGGTGCCGCTTTGCGCCTATGTAATCCTGGCAGTATCCTTAAATCTCACGGTCGGGATTTTAGGAGAACTCAGCCTTGGACACGCCGGATTTATGTGTGTGGGAGCGTTTACCAGTGCGTTTTTCTCAAAATGCATGGTCGAAGTAATTCCGACAGCAGGCGTAAGGTATTTTCTTGCACTTCTGATTGGCGCGGTCTGTGCGGGAATATGCGGTATACTGATCGGAATTCCGGTTCTGCGCCTGAAGGGCGATTACCTGGCGATCGTTACTCTGGCATTTGGAGAAATTATTAAGAACGTGGTAAATATATTATTTATCGGGAAGGATTCGGCCGGTTTTCATTTTTCCACGAAGGACTCTCTTTCTCTTGGACTTGAAGAGGGAGGAAAGATTATCATTAACGGACCGCAGGGAATCACGGGAACACCGAAGGATTCCACCTTTACGGTGGGAGTAATCCTGATCCTGATCACACTGTTTATCGTGCAGAATCTGATTTATTCACGGAGCGGACGTGCGATTATGGCGATACGTGACAATCGTATCGCGGCGGAGTCTATTGGAATTAATATTACCAAGTATAAGTTGATGGCGTTTTCGATTTCAGCGGCGCTTGCAGGAGTTGCAGGAGTCATTTATGCACATAATCTGGCGACTCTGACGGCACAGCCGAAGAACTTTGGATATAATATGTCTATTATGATTCTGGTATTCGTGGTGCTTGGCGGAATCGGAAATATTCGCGGCTCTATTCTGGCAGCGATCGTTCTGACCCTGCTGCCGGAGCTTCTGCGTGGCCTCAACGATTATCGTATGTTGATTTACGCAGTGGTCCTTATCATTATGATGCTCTTTAACTGGAGTCCGAAGGCCGTTGAGTGGCGGGAAAAATATACGGCGAAGTTAAGAAGCAGCAGAAAGA
- a CDS encoding GGGtGRT protein: MALFESYERRIDKINEVLNSYGIASLEEAEKITKDAGLDVYNQVKGIQPICFENACWAYITGAAIAIKKGCTRAADAAAAIGEGLQAFCIPGSVADQRKVGLGHGNLGKMLLEEDTDCFAFLAGHESFAAAEGAIGIAEKANKVRQKPLRVILNGLGKDAAKIISRINGFTYVQTEYDYYTGELKEVQRTAYSDGLRSKVNCYGANDVREGVAIMWKEGVDVSITGNSTNPTRFQHPVAGTYKKECIEAGKKYFSVASGGGTGRTLHPDNMAAGPASYGMTDTLGRMHSDAQFAGSSSVPAHVEMMGLIGAGNNPMVGMTVAVAVSIEEAAKAGKF, translated from the coding sequence ATGGCTTTATTTGAATCATATGAGAGAAGAATTGATAAAATCAATGAAGTATTAAACAGCTATGGCATTGCTTCTTTGGAAGAGGCTGAGAAGATTACAAAAGACGCAGGCCTTGATGTTTACAATCAGGTAAAAGGTATTCAGCCGATTTGTTTTGAGAACGCATGCTGGGCATATATCACAGGTGCAGCAATCGCGATCAAGAAAGGCTGTACAAGAGCAGCAGATGCAGCAGCAGCAATCGGAGAAGGCCTTCAGGCTTTCTGTATCCCGGGTTCCGTTGCAGACCAGAGAAAAGTAGGTCTTGGACATGGTAACCTTGGAAAGATGCTTCTGGAAGAAGATACAGATTGTTTCGCATTCCTTGCCGGACATGAATCCTTTGCAGCAGCAGAAGGTGCGATCGGTATCGCAGAGAAAGCAAACAAAGTACGTCAGAAACCGCTTCGTGTTATCCTGAACGGTCTTGGAAAAGATGCAGCAAAGATTATTTCCAGAATTAACGGTTTCACGTATGTTCAAACAGAATATGATTACTATACAGGAGAACTGAAAGAAGTTCAGAGAACTGCTTACTCTGATGGACTTCGTTCTAAAGTAAACTGCTACGGCGCTAACGACGTTCGTGAGGGCGTTGCTATTATGTGGAAAGAGGGCGTTGATGTTTCCATTACTGGTAACTCTACTAACCCGACCCGTTTCCAGCATCCGGTTGCAGGTACTTATAAGAAAGAGTGTATTGAGGCTGGTAAGAAGTATTTCTCAGTTGCATCCGGCGGTGGTACAGGACGTACTCTTCATCCGGACAACATGGCGGCTGGTCCGGCTTCTTACGGTATGACCGATACTCTGGGACGTATGCATTCTGACGCTCAGTTTGCAGGATCATCTTCCGTACCGGCTCACGTTGAGATGATGGGTCTGATCGGCGCAGGTAACAACCCGATGGTTGGTATGACTGTTGCTGTTGCAGTTTCCATCGAGGAAGCTGCTAAGGCTGGCAAGTTCTAA
- a CDS encoding branched-chain amino acid ABC transporter permease: protein MSFVSYLINGISLGSVYAIIALGYTMVYGIAKMLNFAHGDVIMIGAYVVLLAVTGAGMPPVVAVLIAVVFCTILGVAIERIAYRPLRNASSSLAVLITAIGVSYLLQNVALLIFGANTKSFTSVVSVPAIKLADGQLTISGETIVTIISCIVIMVGLTLFIRKTKAGQAMRAVSEDKGAAQLMGINVNATIALTFAIGSALAAVAGALLCSAYPTLTPYTGAMPGIKAFVAAVFGGIGSIPGAMIGGILLGVIEIFGKAYISSQIADAIVFGVLIVVLIVKPTGIFGKNIQEKV, encoded by the coding sequence ATGAGCTTTGTATCTTATTTGATTAATGGTATCAGTCTGGGAAGCGTCTATGCGATCATTGCACTTGGCTATACTATGGTTTATGGAATTGCCAAGATGCTGAATTTCGCACACGGAGATGTGATTATGATTGGTGCATATGTAGTGCTGCTGGCGGTTACCGGGGCAGGTATGCCACCAGTAGTGGCGGTGCTAATCGCAGTTGTTTTTTGTACCATACTTGGAGTTGCGATTGAGAGGATTGCATACAGACCGCTTAGAAATGCATCTTCATCTCTGGCGGTTCTTATTACAGCTATTGGCGTGAGCTATTTGCTTCAGAACGTGGCGCTTTTGATTTTTGGGGCAAACACAAAGTCTTTTACGTCGGTTGTTTCGGTGCCGGCCATTAAGCTGGCTGATGGTCAGCTTACTATTTCCGGAGAGACGATCGTAACGATTATTTCCTGTATTGTGATCATGGTGGGGCTGACGCTTTTTATCAGGAAGACTAAGGCAGGACAGGCGATGCGCGCGGTATCCGAGGATAAGGGGGCGGCGCAGCTTATGGGAATCAATGTGAATGCGACGATCGCGCTTACATTTGCCATTGGCTCTGCGCTGGCGGCAGTTGCGGGAGCACTTTTATGTTCAGCTTACCCGACACTGACCCCTTATACAGGAGCTATGCCTGGTATCAAGGCATTCGTTGCGGCGGTATTTGGCGGAATCGGTTCTATTCCGGGGGCGATGATTGGAGGAATTCTCCTGGGCGTGATCGAGATTTTTGGAAAAGCCTATATTTCATCGCAGATTGCGGACGCCATTGTATTCGGTGTGTTGATCGTGGTATTGATCGTGAAGCCTACTGGAATTTTTGGTAAGAACATTCAGGAGAAAGTGTAG
- a CDS encoding ABC transporter substrate-binding protein: MRKMKKILSVALVAAMAVTLVAGCGSKEKSEGGSDKIKIGGIGPVTGGAAVYGQAVKDGAELAVAEINEAGGINGCQVEFDFQDDENDAEKAVNAYNTLKDWGMQALLGTVTSAPCVAVGEVAQSDNMFLLTPSGTAVECVQYDNAFRVCFSDPMQGLESAKYIGENGIAKKVAVIYDSSDVYSSGIYEAFVKEAKNQNIEIVAAEQFTGESKTDFSVQLQKAKDAGAELVFLPFYYSEAALVLKQAAGMSFSPIFFGCDGMDGILGVEGFEADLANNLLFLSPFTPTSTDETIQKFVKDFQDKYGHTPNQFAADAYDGVYAIKAAMEKADVKADMESSDVCDALKGAMVEITIDGVTAKGLKWEASGEPSKAPMVVKIADGDYAVVE; the protein is encoded by the coding sequence ATGAGAAAGATGAAAAAAATATTGTCAGTTGCTTTAGTGGCAGCTATGGCAGTGACCCTTGTTGCCGGTTGCGGCTCCAAGGAAAAAAGTGAAGGTGGCAGTGATAAGATCAAGATTGGCGGAATCGGTCCTGTGACTGGTGGCGCGGCTGTTTACGGACAGGCAGTAAAAGATGGAGCAGAGCTTGCAGTTGCTGAAATTAATGAGGCAGGCGGAATCAATGGCTGTCAGGTTGAATTTGATTTTCAGGATGACGAGAATGACGCTGAGAAAGCAGTCAACGCCTATAATACTCTGAAGGACTGGGGAATGCAGGCACTTCTCGGAACAGTAACGTCTGCACCGTGTGTAGCGGTAGGCGAGGTTGCCCAGTCAGATAATATGTTCCTTTTGACACCGTCAGGAACTGCAGTAGAGTGCGTACAGTATGATAATGCATTCCGTGTATGTTTCTCAGACCCGATGCAGGGACTTGAGTCTGCAAAATATATTGGTGAGAATGGAATCGCAAAAAAGGTTGCTGTCATTTACGATAGCTCAGATGTATATTCAAGCGGCATTTACGAAGCTTTTGTAAAGGAAGCAAAGAATCAGAATATCGAGATCGTAGCGGCAGAGCAGTTCACAGGCGAGAGCAAGACGGATTTCTCCGTACAGCTTCAGAAGGCAAAAGATGCAGGAGCTGAGCTGGTATTCCTTCCGTTCTATTATTCAGAGGCGGCTCTGGTACTTAAGCAGGCTGCAGGTATGAGCTTTAGCCCGATTTTCTTCGGATGTGACGGTATGGACGGTATTCTGGGTGTAGAAGGATTTGAAGCAGACCTGGCAAACAATCTGTTATTCCTGAGCCCGTTTACACCGACCTCAACAGATGAGACGATACAGAAGTTCGTTAAAGACTTCCAGGATAAATATGGACATACTCCGAACCAGTTTGCAGCAGATGCGTATGATGGAGTTTACGCAATTAAAGCAGCAATGGAGAAAGCTGATGTAAAAGCAGATATGGAATCGTCTGATGTATGTGACGCACTGAAGGGCGCTATGGTTGAGATTACAATTGACGGTGTGACCGCAAAAGGCCTGAAATGGGAAGCAAGCGGAGAGCCGAGCAAGGCACCGATGGTTGTTAAGATTGCTGATGGTGACTATGCAGTTGTAGAGTAG